From one candidate division TA06 bacterium genomic stretch:
- a CDS encoding nucleotidyltransferase domain-containing protein encodes MVKSEIIRTLKKYRKTLTADGIPVLKMVLYGSQANGHCHKDSDIDVAVISQEFGKDRFEEGVRLFKLAYKIDPRIEPVPLSLKAYEKDTWVPLIYEIRTKGVAIKA; translated from the coding sequence ATGGTTAAAAGCGAAATTATAAGAACATTGAAAAAATACCGCAAGACTTTGACGGCCGATGGCATACCGGTGTTAAAAATGGTGTTGTACGGATCGCAAGCCAACGGCCATTGCCACAAGGACAGCGATATAGATGTGGCGGTAATTTCGCAGGAGTTCGGCAAGGACCGGTTTGAAGAAGGGGTAAGGCTTTTTAAGCTGGCCTATAAAATAGATCCCCGCATTGAGCCGGTTCCCCTTTCCCTTAAAGCGTATGAAAAAGACACTTGGGTGCCGCTGATATACGAGATCAGAACCAAGGGCGTGGCGATAAAGGCATAA
- a CDS encoding HEPN domain-containing protein produces the protein MALKFDIEKTVNYWLNGAEYDLETAEAMLKAKRYPYALFMGHLAVEKLLKALVVKKTENHAPYIHSLPVLAKKLGDDMPEEITDKLAGFMEFYQESRYPEEEMEFYKKCTAGFTAENFDEIKRVFKWLKAKL, from the coding sequence CATAGAAAAAACCGTAAATTACTGGTTAAATGGCGCGGAGTATGATTTGGAGACCGCAGAAGCGATGCTAAAGGCAAAGCGCTATCCTTATGCTTTATTTATGGGGCACCTGGCTGTTGAAAAACTGCTTAAGGCCCTGGTGGTTAAAAAAACGGAGAACCACGCGCCGTATATTCATTCTTTACCAGTCTTGGCCAAAAAACTGGGCGATGATATGCCGGAAGAGATCACGGATAAATTGGCCGGGTTTATGGAGTTTTACCAGGAATCAAGATATCCCGAAGAGGAAATGGAGTTTTATAAAAAATGCACCGCCGGGTTCACTGCGGAAAATTTTGACGAAATAAAAAGGGTTTTTAAATGGTTAAAAGCGAAATTATAA
- the tnpA gene encoding IS200/IS605 family transposase, whose amino-acid sequence MPYIKVMIHLIWSTKNRQPIITPELKTHLLHHIKENGRQKGVFVDALNCVRDHIHILVSLGTEQTISKTVMLLKGESSFWVNKQSLLKHKFEWQDEYIALSVSQSGVEKVRAYIANQEEHHRKTTFAEEYEKFLGAHGFEGK is encoded by the coding sequence ATGCCATACATCAAGGTAATGATACACCTGATTTGGTCAACCAAAAACCGGCAGCCGATTATTACGCCTGAGTTAAAAACCCATTTGCTGCATCACATCAAAGAAAACGGCAGGCAAAAGGGCGTTTTCGTTGACGCCCTGAACTGCGTCCGGGATCATATACATATACTTGTTTCGCTTGGCACAGAGCAGACTATTTCAAAAACAGTAATGCTCCTAAAAGGCGAATCGTCATTTTGGGTAAATAAACAAAGTCTGTTGAAACATAAATTTGAATGGCAGGATGAATACATCGCGCTATCGGTGAGCCAATCGGGGGTGGAAAAAGTGAGAGCATATATTGCCAACCAAGAGGAGCATCATAGAAAAACAACATTCGCCGAGGAATATGAGAAGTTTCTGGGGGCACATGGTTTTGAGGGTAAATGA